A region of Mauremys mutica isolate MM-2020 ecotype Southern chromosome 2, ASM2049712v1, whole genome shotgun sequence DNA encodes the following proteins:
- the TMEM67 gene encoding meckelin isoform X4: MCVMNMNSLSSTTSDACGLFQYVYANTAGLGTVHSVSFWRQNLPWLYYGDQPGLASQVLDTTQFPTSFSFKGTNKNIKLQLIAASYDAEGNFLKWQNLEGGVLQLCPDTLTRLNAAYIFGTTYQQSCTISVSKMLSDFANPIFYDVYLEYHDDDSGQQYLWAVPVLNLNLQYNEMSVNQGSNMNNWLLTRRMFLVDSLSGQENDLGTQPRIIRIASKITISIRLIPNTQRGTIYPPLITIAYKDVLVQNPDTQSVMVSFSVNYEMNQSEAQIQTHIALGVLGGLAVLWSLLKTAGWKRRIGSPLIDLQTVLKFLLFYAGDLANVFFIITVGTGLYWLIFFKAQQFVSVLLPLPSQEEDFVTYVGCAFALKALQFLHKLFSQLTVDVFFIDWERPKGKILKAVEGEGGIKSAAAPVSIWRTYFIANEWNEIQTVRKINPLFQVLAVLFFLEVVGFSNLALMDSSSSLIRSSESYVAPWSRILRFGVSTVLWLVIAMLQIIFFAAFYERFVEDKIRQFVDLCSMSNISVFLLSHRSFGYYIHGRSVHGHADTNMEEMNMNLKREAENLCSQRGLLPNTDGQTFQISISSKMRQQYDRIHETLTRKHGPARLLDSSATTFEQSTKAYHTMNKFLGSFIDHVHKDMDYIVKDKLLLERIIGMEFMEPMEKSIFYNDEGHSFSDVLFYGNEATLLIFDILFFSVVDLASQSFVLAAVLTYLQQEIFRFIRNTAGQKNLASKTLVDERFLI; encoded by the exons ATGTGTGTGATGAACATGAACTCATTAAGCTCTACCACTAGTGATGCATGTGGTCTGTTTCAATATGTCTATGCAAATACAGCAGGGCTAGGCACTGTTCATTCAGTATCCTTCTG GAGACAGAATCTTCCATGGCTGTACTATGGTGACCAGCCAGGATTAGCATCTCAAGTACTTGATACAACCCAGTTCCCTACAAGCTTCAGTTTTAAAGGAACAAACAAG AATATAAAACTGCAGCTTATCGCAGCTTCATATGATGCAGAGGGAAACTTTCTTAAATGGCAAAATTTGGAAGGAGGTGTCTTGCAG CTTTGTCCTGACACACTGACTAGGCTGAATGCTGCTTATATTTTTGGAACAACTTATCAACAAAGT TGTACAATTTCTGTTTCCAAGATGTTATCCGATTTTGCTAATCCGATATTTTATGATGTGTATCTTGAATATCATGATGATGATAGTGGACAGCAATATCTGTGGGCCGTGCcagttttaaatttaaatcttCAATACAATGAAATGTCTGTGAATCAAG GCAGCAATATGAACAATTGGCTTTTGACTCGTCGGATGTTTTTGGTGGATAGTTTAAGTGGACAAGAGAATGACTTGGGAACACAACCAAGAATAATTCGAATTGCTAGCAAAATAACCATCAG TATTCGTCTTATTCCAAATACTCAGAGAGGAACTATCTATCCCCCTCTAATTACCATTGCCTACAAGGATGTTCTTGTCCAAAACCCAGATACCCAGAGTGTGATG GTTTCCTTCTCAGTTAATTATGAAATGAACCAATCAGAGGCTCAAATTCAGACACAT ATTGCATTGGGTGTGCTTGGTGGACTGGCGGTTTTATGGTCTCTTCTGAAGACTGCTGGCTGGAAGAGGCGGATAGGGAGCCCTTTAATTGACTTGCAG ACAGTTTTGAAGTTCTTGCTGTTTTATGCTGGAGACCTTGCCAATGTTTTCTTTATCATCACAGTGGGAACAGGACTTTACTGGCTTATTTTCTTCAAA GCACAGCAGTTTGTCTCAGTTCTTTTACCACTTCCATCTCAAGAAGAGGATTTCGTTACATATGTAGGATGTGCTTTTGCTCTAAAG GCTCTGCAATTTTTGCATAAGCTATTTTCACAACTTACTGTAGATGTTTTCTTTATTGACTGGGAGCGTCCTAAAGGCAAAATCCTTAAAGCCGTTGAAG GTGAAGGTGGCATAAAAAGTGCTGCTGCACCTGTGAGCATATGGAGGACATATTTTATAGCAAATGAATGGAATGAAATTCAGACTGTGAGGAAAATAAATCCACTCTTTCAAGTGCTTGCAGTTCTTTTCTTTTTGGag gtTGTTGGATTTTCAAACCTGGCATTAATGGATTCTTCTTCGAGTCTTATAAGAAGCAGTGAGAGTTACGTAGCTCCCTGGAGCCGCATTCTCAGATTTGGTGTGTCTACTGTCCTCTGGCTAGTCATTGCCATGTTACAG ATCATATTCTTTGCTGCATTTTATGAGAGATTTGTAGAAGATAAGATAAGACAATTTGTTGATTTGTGCTCTATGAGCAAT atttcAGTATTTCTCTTGTCACACAGAAGTTTTGGGTATTATATCCATGGTCGGTCTGTGCATGGACACGCAGATACCAATATGGAAGAAATGAATATGAACCTAAAGAGAGAAGCG GAAAATTTGTGTAGTCAAAGAGGTTTATTACCCAACACAGATGGCCAGACATTTCAGATTTCCATTTCAAGCAAGATGAGACAGCAGTATGATAGGATTCATGAAACCCTAACAAGA AAACATGGTCCTGCTAGACTTTTAGATTCATCTGCAACTACTTTTGAACAGAGTACTAAGGCATACCATACCATGAACAAATTTCTTGGCTCCTTTATTGACCAT GTTCATAAGGATATGGATTATATTGTAAAGGACAAGTTGCTGCTTGAACGAATTATTGGCATGGAGTTCATGGAACCAATGGAAAAAAGTATCTTTTACAATG ATGAAGGACATTCTTTCAGCGATGTTCTCTTTTACGGCAATGAGGCCACACTTCTCATCTTCGATATACTGTTTTTCTCTGTTGTGGATTTGGCTTCACAAAGTTTTGTCCTAGCAGCTGTTCTCACATATTTGCAACAGGAG ATTTTTAGGTTTATTCGTAACACTGCTGGGCAGAAGAATTTGGCATCCAAAACCTTGGTGGATGAAAGATTTCTTATTTAA